The genomic DNA GTTATACCAAAGTAGAGTTTGACATTGACAATGTAAGCGCAAAACTGGCAAAACGCCGGGCAGTAAAAAAAATACTGACCGCCATAGATAGTATAGGTAAGCTTACCGGAGATGACGGCAAGCCATTGATTCCGATTTTCATGTCTGAAACAATGTCTAAGTATCACTATCGCCGCAACCCCAAGAAAACCAAAGAACATGTACTCAAAAGTAAAATCACGGGAGTAGGAATCGAAGATGGTTCTATTGTGTCACAGTTGATAGGAGCTAGTTTTCAGGAATATAATTTTTATACCAACTGGATGAAAATTGCCCAAAAAGATTTTGTGTCGCCACTTGCCGATGGTTGGCGTTTGCATTATCGCTATTTTTTGATGGACAGTGTGCAACTGGGCAAACACTTTTGTTACAAAATAGACGTGATACCTAAGAGTAAACGCGACTTGGCATTTGAGGGAACCATTTGGATAGACAAAGCTACTTATGCACTCAAGCAAATAGATGTGCGGGTAGACAAAAAAGCCAATATTAACTTTCTTGAAAAGATAAAAATTCAGCAAACCCTGGCTCCTACCGACAAAGATGCCTGGCTACCTACCAAAACCAGGGTGTTGATAGACATTGCCGAACTTACCAGTAATACCGCAGGGCTGATTGCCAAGTTTTATGTCTCGAACAAGAACTTTGACACCCAAACCAAACACCCATTGAGGTTTTACAATGACCAGATTCAGGTAGCAGAAGACTTTAAACTGTATGACGATGATTTTTGGATAAAAAATCGCCACGATTCATTGACTACTGCCGAAAAAAACACTTACTCTATGATTAACAATATCAAAGAGTTGCCCGTGGTAAAAAACTGGGTAGAACTCATCTCTATTCTGGGCACTGGTTACAAATCTGTGGGAGCTGTAGACATTGGAAACTACCTGTTTGCTTATGCCCTCAACAATTATGAGGGGCACCGTTTTAGATTGGGGTTCAGAACCAACGGTAAGTTTAGCCGGAAGATTGGGTTTAATGGATACCTTGCCTATGGCGCCTGGGACAAAGAGTTTAAGTATGGGGTGGGCATGGACTATATTATATCACGCAAGCCCTGGACTACCTTTAGCGTGAGTCATACCCACGATATTTTACAAGCGGCTATTCCTGTAGACGACGATCGCTTACCTAATTTATACCTTGCTTCTATTCGGTTTTTCAACATTACCAATACCAACCTATATTTACAGCGTGATACTAAAATCACCTTGCAAAGTGAGGTGCTCAAAGGTTTGAACTTAAAAGTACGTTTGCGTAACCATACCTTTGAAACCCTGCCCGATTTGCCTCAGCACTTTGCTTATTATACAGCGCCCGATCGTACCGACTCGCCTGTCAATACCGAGTTTGTCAATACCGAATTAATGGCTGAGTTGCGTTGGGCACGTCGCGAACGTTTTATTCAGGCAAGCAATCGGCGCATAAGTTTAGGCACTAACTATCCTGTGGTTACCTTTCGTTACCGCCTGGGTATTCCAAGTTTTATTGCAGGTTTTATCGACAGCGATTTTAGCTATCATAAATTCACCCTGGACATAGACCAAAAGTTTCGTTTTGGCACTTTTGGCAATGGTTCTTACCAAATTTCGGGAGGGTATATTCCTTCACAACTGCCCTACCTGCTGTTGTTTCGTCACTTGGGTAATCAAACCATCTTCTTCAACAATTACGGGTTTAACCTTATGAACTACCTTGAGTTTACCAGCGATACGTATGCGTCTTTTCGTTATGAGCATACTTTCGAGGGGCTCATATTTAATCGTATTCCGCTGTTTCGCCGTTTGAAGTGGAGAAGTTTTGCTGAGGTAAATATGTTGGTAGGCACATTGCGTTCAGAGAATTCCGCCATCATTCCTTCCGTAGCACCCGATGGCACCCCTATTCAAGGAGCCGCCTCATTGGGCGATATGCCGTATGTAGAAGTAGCTTATGGCATAGAAAATATTTTCAAGTTTTTGAGGGTACATTTTCTCCACCGAATTACTTACCTTGATCGACCGGGCGTGAGAAACTTTGGGGTGAAACTATCTGCCAAGTTTTCTTTATAACCGCATACACCTGACTTATAAAAAAGCGACAAACTCTCAGAGGGTTTGTCGCTTTTTTTATAGTCAATCACCACCAGCTGGGGCTACTTATACCGCTTTCCCTCTGGTCATTTCTCGCTTAAAATGAGGTCCCGGCAACGACTCAAGTTCAAAACCTGCGGCTTTCAAATCCCGTTTAAACTGCCCTTTGGCACAGTAAGTCACCAATATTGCGCCTGAGGCAAGGTGTTGCCTTATCCCCTGAAGCACTTCTAGTGTCCATATTTCGGGATGCTTAGAAGGAGCAAAAGCATCAAAATAAACCAGATCGAAGGTAGGTATATTTTCAAGGGCATGTTGGGTAAATAAAGCTTCTATAGTGGCAGGCGCTTTATACAACTGAAAGCTGCTTTCTACTGCTTGCCATTCGTTCCAGGGGCACTCATGCAATCCTTTGTACAAGTCTGCTGCACTGGGTTGGTCAATTAACTGTGGATAGTTGAGTTGCTCTACCACTGCAGATGGCACAGGAAAAGGCTCTACCCCAAAGTAATTGATTTTGTGTGAAGTGCGGTGTACCTCCAGCGCAGTAAGTAAGGCGTTTAGCCCAGTGCCAAAGCCCACTTCCAAAATAGTAAGTTCAGTTTTGTGCTCCAATAAATACTTTAGCCCAGCGTCTATAAACACATGGTGAGATTCTTCAATGGCTCCTCGGCGCGAATGATAAATTTCATTGAAAGTTTTGCTAAATAAGGTATGTGAGCCATCTTCGGTCTCTATGATTTCGATGTTCATGACAAATTCTATTTTAGGGGTAAAACTAAAAAGAATCAGCCATTGAGCATTACCCAATGGCTGATTCTTTTATAACATTGTGCCTGTGTTTATTTCCTTGTACCAAAGAAAATAGTCAGGTACACCGATGAAAAAAACTGTCGGTTAGAGATGGGGGCAACAGAAGATGGATTTTGAAGCAACTCTATTTTTCTGGTAAAGGCCTCATAATGAAAACCAGCTTCAAATCCAGTCACACTATTTTTAAACGCGCCAAAGTCAAAACTAAAACCCAACTTGGCATTGATTCCAGGTACAATGCTTGCGTTTTGGAACCCTTCTAAAAAATTGCCTGCCCCTACAATTTGACCAGGATCGTGTATATCAGGGTCGAACGGGACAGAAGTAATGCTTTGGTCCTGAATATTTTGATACAACACATGGTAAGGTTTTTCGATACCAATTGAGGCTCCTACTGCTATCACTGCCGACACCTGCACCCCTTCATCGGGGGCCTTGCGGAACAAAATGATGTCGCGACCATAAGTAGGGCGGATCACATACAGATAATTTACCTTATTGAAAATATAAGAGTTGCCTGTAAAGCTATTCAGGCGGGTTTCTTTGTTATGTTTTACGTTGACTATTTCTACACCAAATGTAGAGTATTGGCGCATTTTAACTGTATTGCGCAAGGCAGAAATTTTAAACATTACCCCTCCTATCAACCCTCCATTGGTATTAAAATTTACTCCATATATAAACTCACGGCTATAAATTTCATCTTGTGAAAGCAACTGCGCCCGAACCGCACTCAATGGCCACAAAGCCATCCATAAAATACATATAATTGTTTTTAATTTCATTAGAATTAAGAATGTTGTGGTAATGAAATGATGCGCGGTAGTGTGTATACAACCTTATTAAAACTACCATGTTTTACCGTTAAAAAAAAACTTTTGTGGTTTAGACTATCAAAATTATATAATTTGCCAGCAAAATAACAAATGTTGTAAACAAAGCATCTATTCACCTTGTGTGCTTTGCATACTATTTATTTACATTAACTTGAAAAAACGTCTTTTCGTTTCAAAACTATTTTATTAACAATGGCAACAGCAAGTACTATTTATACTGGAGAGTTGAGAACTTCATCTACTCATCTCAAATCTGGCAATACATTGGTAACCGATGCTCCTACTGACAACCACGGCAAGGGAGAGACTTTTTCTCCTACCGATTTGGTAGCCACTGCTTTGGGCGCTTGTATGCTCACGGTCATGGGCATTTGGGCAAGAACCGCCGATATCGACCTGACCGATACCCAAATAGAAACAACCAAAGTAATGGGTAATAATCCACGCAGAGTGTCTGAAATACACGTCAACTTTCAGTTTCCGGCAAGTTTGCAATTGACCGAAGCACAGCAAACCAAGCTCAAAGAAGTAGCCTTAAACTGCCCGGTAGCCAAAAGCCTGAGTACTGACCTCAAGCAAATGGTTACTTTCAGTTGGTAGACATCAAAAAACACCCACCACCACTATGGCGGGTGTTTTTTATTATTTTGTTGATGTTAGGCTTTAGGCAAACCTTAAGGTAAACACAGTTTCGACCTGTGGGGTAGAGTTCACATTGATGGTACCACCATGCAAACGCATCACTTGCCGCGACAGGCTCAATCCAATGCCTGAACCATTTTTTTTGGTAGTAAACAAAGGTATAAATACTTTTTTCTTTGCCTCCTCGCCAATCCCTGTTCCGTTGTCATATACCTTAATCACCACCTTCCCTACCTTGTCGGTGCTCGCAATAAGGCTAATTTGCTTATCTTCTTTGTCTTCTACGGCATGGGTAGCATTTTTGAGTAAGTTGATCAATACCTGTTCCAACAAGTGAGGGTCAGCAATCAACTGTAGGTTTTTAGGGTAGGTTTGACAGGAGAACCGTATGCCTTGCTGTTTCATTTCTTCTTTGAGCAGGGTATTGATAGATTCAAAAAGCTCTTTTACCGACAAGGTTTGTAAATCGGGCAAGGGAATTTTGGTCAGGTTACGGAAATCACGCACAAAATGAATCAGTCCTTCCGACCTGCGTTGAATGGTGCGCACTGCCTGGTGCACATCTTCCAACGATTCAGTAAAATAATCGGCAGGTAGCCTGATTTTTTCTTCTTGTGTACCTTGTTGGTGTTCCTCAATTTCTTTTTTATAATATTCCAGGTCTTCGTGTACCGTAGCCGACAAAGAAGCAATGGGCGTAACCGAATTGATAATTTCGTGGGTCAATACCCTGATCAGGTTTTGCCAGGCTTCCATTTCTTTTTCCTCTAGTTCACTCTGAATGTCCTGCAACGACACTATCTTGAACTGTTTGCTTCGCAGGGTAATATTAGTAGCACGTACAATCAAGTGCGCAATTTCTTCGTTCATTGTCAGCTTTACCACCTCACGGGTTTTATCCGAGATACTATTTTCTTGTGCAATCAACTGTACCAAAGGCTGGTGAGTGTCGCGCAATTGCTTGATATGGCTCAAGTGGTTGATATTTAACAACTTTTGAGCAGCACTATTGATCAGCTGTACACTGCCTGTGTCATCCAGCACCAACAAGCCAATGTCTATGTGTTGTACAATGGTTTTGAGGTAATGGTATTGTGCTTCTTTTTCGGCACGCACTTCCTGAAACTTTTGAATGACCCGGTTAAATTGCGTATTGAGGTTGTCAAAAGATTGCCCCAAACCCCTCGAAGTATAGGTTTGAGAAAAATCATCATATTCTATCGAATCTAAAAACTTACTGTAGGCAACATTGGTGCGTTCAGTGTACCTGATGAGCATCCCTACTTGTATAAAAATAATACAACTGAGGGTAAACATAGAGATGTAATAGCTTGTCTGGAGTAACAGCCAAGTGAACCCAAAGATACTCAAAGCCAGTATCAATATTCTGAAAATGAGCCCAGTACGAAAGAGTTTAAATACCATATTTTTCTAATCTTCGGTACAAAGATGCCCTGGTAAGCCCCAACTCACGAGCAGCTTTAGATATATTGCCATTGTATTTTTGTAATGCTTTTTCAATGACTGTTTTTTCCATTTCATCCAGGTTGAGTGTATTCAGCTGATCGCCCTCAGTCGATTGTTTTTGACTCAAAAAGAAAAAATCGTCGGGTTGAATCAATGCTTCATCGCTCATAATAACGGTGCGTTCTATGGCGTGCTGCAGCTCTCGTACATTGCCTGGCCAATGGTATTGTTGCAAACGGGTAAGGGCAGCAGCACTCAGTTTTTTTTCGGGACGTTTGTATTTTTTTGCATAAGATTGCAGAAAATGACGCGCCAGCAACGGAATATCTTCGCCCCGTTCGCGTAATGGAGGCAAATACACTTCTACCGTGTTTATTCGGTACAACAAGTCTTGCCTAAACTCCTTTTGGGCTATCATGTCATCAATGGGCATGTTGGTAGCACATATCAAACGAATGTCTATAGGCACAGCCCGCGATGCCCCTAGCGGAATCACTTCCCGGTTTTGCAATACGGCGAGCAATTTGGCCTGAAGGTTGAGCGGCAGGTTGCCTATTTCATCTAAAAATAAAGAACCCTTATTGGCAATTTCAAACCTGCCAATGCGATCTTCTTTAGCATCAGTAAAGGCGCCTTTTTTGTGCCCAAAAAGTTCGCTCTCGAACAGTGTTTCGGCTATGGCACCCATATCTACCCCAATAAAGTCTTTCGAAGCACGGCTCGACTGCTTATGCAAAGCCCGCGCTACCAGCTCTTTACCAGTACCATTTTCGCCCAGAATCAATACATTGGCATCGGTTTTTGCTACTTTCTGAATAATTGCTTTGACGTTTCTCATTCCAGCACTTTCGCCCAACATATCGCCAAAAGGTTGCTCCAGGTCACGTACCAACGTTTGTTTGGCTTGCTTTAGGGTCGTTACTTCTTTGCGGCTGCTATTGAGCTGGGCTGCCGCCGATATGGTAGCAATCAGTTTTTCGTTTTGCCAGGGCTTGAGCACAAAATCGGTAGCCCCTTCTTTCAAAGCTTCTACGGCAAGCTCTACTCCCCCATAGGCGGTAATCATAATCACCACCGCCTGAGGGTCACGCTGAATAATTTCCTTCAACCAAAAAATACCTTCTTTGCCAGTAGTAGTATCTTCTACAAAATTCATGTCCAACAAAATCACATCATACGAGTCATGATTGAGCAGAAAAGGGATTTTTTTAGGGTTTTTCTCAATAATTACTTTTTGCGCATGGCGCTTAAGCAGCATCTTGGCAGCAAGCAAAATGTCTTCATCATCGTCTACAATTAATATGTTTCCCAGCTTTTTATCCATCGTGCTTATATTTTTTATGTTTTGTTG from Microscilla marina ATCC 23134 includes the following:
- a CDS encoding DUF5686 and carboxypeptidase-like regulatory domain-containing protein encodes the protein MKNTFYYFCLLLLVLSTDAYAQFKITGRVKDIETAEPVPFANVYFKGTSIGINTNFDGYFTINTPKLYDTLMVSYIGYVSKEAIVDKTKKEQTINFQLKPENTKLEEVKFVARENPSWAIMRNVMKNKNKNDKRRLDQYEYDSYTKVEFDIDNVSAKLAKRRAVKKILTAIDSIGKLTGDDGKPLIPIFMSETMSKYHYRRNPKKTKEHVLKSKITGVGIEDGSIVSQLIGASFQEYNFYTNWMKIAQKDFVSPLADGWRLHYRYFLMDSVQLGKHFCYKIDVIPKSKRDLAFEGTIWIDKATYALKQIDVRVDKKANINFLEKIKIQQTLAPTDKDAWLPTKTRVLIDIAELTSNTAGLIAKFYVSNKNFDTQTKHPLRFYNDQIQVAEDFKLYDDDFWIKNRHDSLTTAEKNTYSMINNIKELPVVKNWVELISILGTGYKSVGAVDIGNYLFAYALNNYEGHRFRLGFRTNGKFSRKIGFNGYLAYGAWDKEFKYGVGMDYIISRKPWTTFSVSHTHDILQAAIPVDDDRLPNLYLASIRFFNITNTNLYLQRDTKITLQSEVLKGLNLKVRLRNHTFETLPDLPQHFAYYTAPDRTDSPVNTEFVNTELMAELRWARRERFIQASNRRISLGTNYPVVTFRYRLGIPSFIAGFIDSDFSYHKFTLDIDQKFRFGTFGNGSYQISGGYIPSQLPYLLLFRHLGNQTIFFNNYGFNLMNYLEFTSDTYASFRYEHTFEGLIFNRIPLFRRLKWRSFAEVNMLVGTLRSENSAIIPSVAPDGTPIQGAASLGDMPYVEVAYGIENIFKFLRVHFLHRITYLDRPGVRNFGVKLSAKFSL
- the mnmD gene encoding tRNA (5-methylaminomethyl-2-thiouridine)(34)-methyltransferase MnmD — translated: MNIEIIETEDGSHTLFSKTFNEIYHSRRGAIEESHHVFIDAGLKYLLEHKTELTILEVGFGTGLNALLTALEVHRTSHKINYFGVEPFPVPSAVVEQLNYPQLIDQPSAADLYKGLHECPWNEWQAVESSFQLYKAPATIEALFTQHALENIPTFDLVYFDAFAPSKHPEIWTLEVLQGIRQHLASGAILVTYCAKGQFKRDLKAAGFELESLPGPHFKREMTRGKAV
- a CDS encoding sensor histidine kinase, with the protein product MVFKLFRTGLIFRILILALSIFGFTWLLLQTSYYISMFTLSCIIFIQVGMLIRYTERTNVAYSKFLDSIEYDDFSQTYTSRGLGQSFDNLNTQFNRVIQKFQEVRAEKEAQYHYLKTIVQHIDIGLLVLDDTGSVQLINSAAQKLLNINHLSHIKQLRDTHQPLVQLIAQENSISDKTREVVKLTMNEEIAHLIVRATNITLRSKQFKIVSLQDIQSELEEKEMEAWQNLIRVLTHEIINSVTPIASLSATVHEDLEYYKKEIEEHQQGTQEEKIRLPADYFTESLEDVHQAVRTIQRRSEGLIHFVRDFRNLTKIPLPDLQTLSVKELFESINTLLKEEMKQQGIRFSCQTYPKNLQLIADPHLLEQVLINLLKNATHAVEDKEDKQISLIASTDKVGKVVIKVYDNGTGIGEEAKKKVFIPLFTTKKNGSGIGLSLSRQVMRLHGGTINVNSTPQVETVFTLRFA
- a CDS encoding sigma-54-dependent transcriptional regulator: MDKKLGNILIVDDDEDILLAAKMLLKRHAQKVIIEKNPKKIPFLLNHDSYDVILLDMNFVEDTTTGKEGIFWLKEIIQRDPQAVVIMITAYGGVELAVEALKEGATDFVLKPWQNEKLIATISAAAQLNSSRKEVTTLKQAKQTLVRDLEQPFGDMLGESAGMRNVKAIIQKVAKTDANVLILGENGTGKELVARALHKQSSRASKDFIGVDMGAIAETLFESELFGHKKGAFTDAKEDRIGRFEIANKGSLFLDEIGNLPLNLQAKLLAVLQNREVIPLGASRAVPIDIRLICATNMPIDDMIAQKEFRQDLLYRINTVEVYLPPLRERGEDIPLLARHFLQSYAKKYKRPEKKLSAAALTRLQQYHWPGNVRELQHAIERTVIMSDEALIQPDDFFFLSQKQSTEGDQLNTLNLDEMEKTVIEKALQKYNGNISKAARELGLTRASLYRRLEKYGI
- a CDS encoding OsmC family protein, which produces MATASTIYTGELRTSSTHLKSGNTLVTDAPTDNHGKGETFSPTDLVATALGACMLTVMGIWARTADIDLTDTQIETTKVMGNNPRRVSEIHVNFQFPASLQLTEAQQTKLKEVALNCPVAKSLSTDLKQMVTFSW